The Pirellulales bacterium sequence TGCCCGCTATTTGGGGATTGGGACGGTGACCTTGATGCACACCATTGACCCGGATGGCGTGGTGTTTGGCGGGGCGATGACGTTTGGCGAGCACAGCACGCCGCTGGGGCGGCGATTTTTGGCTCGAATTCAGGAAGAAGTGGAGCGTCGCGCCTTCCCTGTTTTGGCGGCGAAAACAAAAATTGACTATGCCTCGTTGGGGGGCGACGCCGGCTACATCGGGGCGGCCGGGGTGGCCCGACTGGAATATCGCCGGCGCTAGCAGTCGCGCTGCTGCGGCTCGCAAAATCACGACCTATGTCGCGATTTTGTGAATTGCTTCCTGCAATTCGCGCTGCCCGACGCATCATTCCCCGGACTGCTCGGCGGCCAAACCGGCGTAACGGCTGACAAAACCGCCTATCGGTCGCCCCCGGCGTTCGGCTACGATTGCTCTTCCTGCCGAGATTTTCTGTATCGCAAGCCGGCCAGCGCCACGGACGGCGGCCGAAGTGACGCTCCCCGCCTGTGGCCCACCCGCGGCCCAGCGCCACCCACCAAGGTTTTTACGCAAGTGTCGAAGATCGACTGCCAACATATCCGCAATTTTTCGATCGTGGCGCACATCGACCACGGCAAGAGCACGCTGGCCGATCGGCTATTGGAGAAGACGTCCACGGTGGCGCAGCGCGACATGCGCGACCAGATGCTGGACGATATGGAGTTGGAGCGGCAGCGCGGCATCACGATCAAGGCCCGCGCGGTGCGCATTCGGCACAAGTACCAGGGGGAGTCGTACGAACTGAACTTGATCGACACGCCGGGCCACGTCGATTTTCACTACGAGGTGTCGCGTAGTCTGGCGTGCTGCGAAGGCGCCATCTTGCTGGTCGACGCGTCGCAAGGCGTCGAGGCGCAAACGGTGGCCAACGCATACGCGGCCATGGAGCACGACCTGGCGATTGTGCCGGTGCTCAACAAGATCGACATGCAAAGCGCGCGCAAGGACGAAGTGATCCAAGAGATGCACCAGAGCCTGGGCATCGACGAGGAGACGGTGCTCGCGTGCAGTGGCAAGACGGGCGCCGGTGTCGAAGAGTTATTGGCGGCGATCATCGAGCGGGTGCCGGCGCCGAGCGGCGACCCACAAGCGGTGCTCCAGGCGATGGTGTTCGACTCGCATTACGACGAATATCGCGGCGCGATCATTTACATCCGGCTCATGAACGGCACGGTCAAGAAGGGACAGAAGATTCACCTGCTCAAGGCCAACACCACCTACGAGGTGCTGGAGTTGGGGCAGTTTGTTCCGGCGCGGCAGGCGTGCGAGCAATTACAGGCCGGTCAGGTGGGCTACCTGATCTGCAACATCAAATCGGTGAACGACGTTCACATTGGCGACACCGTCACCATCCCCGGCGACGTGAAGGCCGAAGCGCTCCCCGGCTACGATGAACCGAAGCGGATGGTGTTTTGCGGGCTGTACCCCTCGGAGGGGCAGGACTTTGAGGAGCTGCGCGACGCGCTGACGAAGTTGGCGATCAACGATCCGAGCTTTGAGTTTGAGCCGGAAACGAGCGACGCGCTGGGGTTTGGCTTTCGCTGCGGGTTCTTGGGCCTGTTGCACATGGAGATTGTGCAGCAGCGGCTGGAGCGCGAGGCCGATCTCGACCTGGTGCAAACGGCGCCGAACGTCACCTATCAGATCGTCACCAAGAAGGGGGAGACGCTCGAGGTCTACAATCCGCAAAAGGTGCCGGAGGCGGGCGCGATCGAGGAGTTTCGCCAACCGATCGTGCGCGTGAACTTTGTGTTGCCGATCGACTCGATCGGCCCGGTGATGCAGCTTTGCACCGACCGTCGCGGCAACTACATCAAGACCGAGTACCTATCGAGCACCCGCGCGATACTGACCTACGACTTGCCGCTGGCCGAGGTGATCTACGACCTGCACGACAAGCTGAAGAGCGTGACGCGCGGCTACGGCACCATGGACTACGAGGTGCTGGGGTATTTTCCGGCCGACCTGGTGCGGCTCGACATCTTGGTGGCGAGCAAGCGCGTCGACGCGCTATCGATTGTCTGCGATCGGCGCGACGCCGAACGTCGTGGCCGCGCCGTGGTCAAGAAGCTGCGCACCGAGATCGACCGGCACATGTTCGAGGTGGCGATTCAGGCGGCCGTGGGGACGCGGGTCATTGCCCGCGAGACAATCTCGGCGATGCGCAAGAACGTCACCGCCAAGTGCTACGGCGGCGACATCTCCCGCAAGCGCAAGCTGTGGGCCAAGCAAAAAGAGGGCAAGAAGCGGCTCAAATCGATCGGCAACGTCGAGATTCCGCAGAAGGCCTTCATGGCCGTGCTCGACACGGGGGCCGAGAAGTAGCGCCGCGCGCGGTACCGATCGCTGTCTTGGGGATCGCGTTCTAACGCCTGATCCGATTGCAGCGGGGCAGCGTCTTATTTCTCCCAGTTTTGGGGGACCTGGCCGGTTGCGCAAAGCTTGCCAGCTCGCGGCGGCGGCAATTACGATCGAAATTACGCCAACGGCTCAGGGCCGCGCTGGCGTCGCTGCTCATCATGAATTTCCCGCCGCTTCTCCTCTGGGAGTCATCGCACATGTCGCGGTTACTGCTTTCGCTCGTGGTCGCCGGGTCTTTGGCCTGTACTTCGCTCGCGGCGGCGCAAGACGCCGTGCTCTCGGAACTTTACGGGCAGGCGGTCCACGCCTATTTTCGCTGCGACACGTTCAAGGCGTTCGAGACCCTCACACAGGTTATTCAGGCTGGTAGCCGCGATCCGCGCGTGTATTACTTCCGTGGCCTGGCCTACGAGCAGATGGGGCGCGACTACGAGGCCGAGGATGACTATCGCACTGCCGCCGCGATGGAAATGGCGGATGCCGATCACTTTTACAACGTCAGCCGAGCGCTGGAGCGCATTCAAGGCACGCAGCGCCGGCGCATCGAAAACTTTCGGATCCAAGCGCGACTGGAAGCGCTGGAACAATCGCGAACACGACAGCGCGAGCGCTACGAGGATATTCGCCGCACTGAGCCCGATGTGACGATTCCGGTGCCGCCGGCGCCATTGACGCCCGACGAGGCCATTCGCGAAGAGGAGTCGGAAACGGACATGCCGATTCCGGCCGATGAGCCCGCCGTCGAGCCGATGCCGCCGGCTGAGGAGCCTGTCGCGCCGGCCGACGAGCCGGACATGCCGGCGGACGAGCCGGCGCCGCCAGCGGATGAACC is a genomic window containing:
- the lepA gene encoding translation elongation factor 4, whose product is MSKIDCQHIRNFSIVAHIDHGKSTLADRLLEKTSTVAQRDMRDQMLDDMELERQRGITIKARAVRIRHKYQGESYELNLIDTPGHVDFHYEVSRSLACCEGAILLVDASQGVEAQTVANAYAAMEHDLAIVPVLNKIDMQSARKDEVIQEMHQSLGIDEETVLACSGKTGAGVEELLAAIIERVPAPSGDPQAVLQAMVFDSHYDEYRGAIIYIRLMNGTVKKGQKIHLLKANTTYEVLELGQFVPARQACEQLQAGQVGYLICNIKSVNDVHIGDTVTIPGDVKAEALPGYDEPKRMVFCGLYPSEGQDFEELRDALTKLAINDPSFEFEPETSDALGFGFRCGFLGLLHMEIVQQRLEREADLDLVQTAPNVTYQIVTKKGETLEVYNPQKVPEAGAIEEFRQPIVRVNFVLPIDSIGPVMQLCTDRRGNYIKTEYLSSTRAILTYDLPLAEVIYDLHDKLKSVTRGYGTMDYEVLGYFPADLVRLDILVASKRVDALSIVCDRRDAERRGRAVVKKLRTEIDRHMFEVAIQAAVGTRVIARETISAMRKNVTAKCYGGDISRKRKLWAKQKEGKKRLKSIGNVEIPQKAFMAVLDTGAEK